The genomic interval TCGGCCTCGGCATTCTGTTTCCGCTGTTCCGCACCAAGCGCGACCGCGACGTCATCATGAACAGCGTCGCGCCGGTGTGGGACGGCAACGAGACCTGGCTGGTGCTCGGCGGTGGCGGCCTGTTCGCGGCATTTCCGCTGGCCTATGCGGTGCTGATGCCGGCGCTGTACACGCCGATCATCGCGATGCTGCTCGGCCTGGCGTTTCGCGGCGTCGCGTTCGAATTCCGCTGGCGCACCCAGCGCGAGCGCAACCGCTGGGACGTCGCATTCTTCCTCGGCTCGCTGGTGGCCACATTGGCGCAGGGTATCGCGCTCGGCGCGCTGCTGCAGGGCGTTCACGTCGAAGGCCGCGGCTATGCCGGCGGCTGGTGGGACTGGCTGACGCCGTTCAGCCTGCTCACCGGCGTCGCGCTGGTGATCGGCTATTCGCTGCTCGGCGCCACCTGGCTGGTGATGAAGACCACCGGCGACCTGCGCGAGAAGGCGTATCGCCTGAGCCGCTGGCTGCTGTTCGCGCTGCTCGCCGCGATCGTCGCCGTCAGCGCCGCGACGCCGTTCCTCAGCTACGACTATTCGCAGCGCTGGTTCGCCTGGCCGAACGTGCTGGCCACCGCGCAGGTGCCGCTCGCCGTCGCCATCGTCACCGCGCTGCTGCTGCGCGCGCTGGCGCAGCGCCGCGACTATCAGCCGTTCCTGCTGACGCTGTGCCTATTCGCGCTGTCCTATGCGGGCCTCGGCATCAGCCTGTGGCCCTATGTGGTCCCGCGCAGCATCACCATCTGGCAGGCAGCCGCGCCGGAGAACAGCCAGCTGTTCATGCTGGTCGGCGTCGCCATCCTGGTGCCGATCATCCTGACCTACACCGCGTGGGCCTATTGGGTGTTTCGCGGCAAGGTCGATCCGGAGAACGGCTATCATTGAGCGCGCCGATTGAACCGAAAACGCCGCTGCCACGACGACTGCTGTGGTTCGTGGCGCTGTGGCTTGCCGGTGTCGGCGCGGTGACGCTGGTCTCGCTGCTGCTGCGGTTGTGGATCGGTAAGGGCTGACGTGATACATAGCCCCGCCAGTGTTTGCGATGGGGGTATCATGAGATTTCCGCGCTTGTTGAGCCGGGTGGTGGCCGCGGCAGCCCTGGTCACGCTCGCTTCGATGCCGAGCTACGCGCAGCAGCAGGATCCCGGTGACGAGCCCGGTCTGATCGCCGACGACGGCTACGTGCTGCCGCCGGAGTGGCAGAAGCAGATGGTGTATTTCCGCACCACCGAAGCGCCCGGCACCATCATCGTCCAGACCTCCGAACGCTATCTGTATCTGGTTCAGGGCAACAACCGGGCGCTGCGCTACGGCATCGGTGTCGGCCGCGAAGGCTTCACCTGGCAGGGCCTGTTAAAGATCTCGCGCAAGGCCGAATGGCCGGATTGGGTGCCGCCGCCGGAGATGATCCAGCGCCAGCCTTATCTGCCGCGCTTCATGGCCGGCGGCCCGGGCAATCCGCTCGGCGCGCGGGCGATGTATCTCGGCTCGACGGTGTATCGCATCCACGGCACCAACCGCCCCGACACGATCGGCACCGCGATTTCGTCCGGCTGCTTCCGGCTGGTCAATGCCGACGTGATGGACCTGTACGACCGCGTGCCGGTCGGCACCAAGGTGGTGGTCCGGCAAAAGCCCGAGCTGTAACGGCGCGGCGGCCTTCCCTTCTCATTGCGAAAGACTCAGCATGTTCAAACGGACGTTTCAGACCGGGCTCGCGATCGGGCTCGTGGTCGCGGCGGGCATCGCGGCGGCAGCGATCACCTATGAGCGCTACGACACCAAGACGCTGAAGCGCACCATCCGCCGCGATGCCGTGCTGTGCGGCGTCAATAAGGGCCTGCCCGGCTTCTCGACGCCCGACGACAAGGGCAACTGGAGCGGCTTCGACGTCGACTTCTGCCGCGCGGTGGCGGCGGCGATCTTCGACGATCCGAACAAGGTCCAGTTCGTGGCGCTCGACGCCAACGAGCGCTTCAAGGAACTGCAGAGCCGCAAGGTCGACATCCTGTCGCGCAACTCGACCTGGAGCATGTCGCGCGAAACCAACTACGACCTGTATTTCCCGGCGGTCGCCTATTACGACGGCCAGGGCTTCATGGTGCCGGCCTCGCGCAAGATCGACAGCGCGGTCGAACTCGACGGCAGCAAGGTCTGCGTCCAGAACGGCACCACCACCCAGCTCAACCTCGCCGATTACTTCCGTGCCAACAACATGAAGTTTCAAGAGGTCAAGTCGGAGAAGTTCGACGACGTCGTGAAGGCCTACAAGGATGGCCAGTGCGACACCTTCACGGCCGACGTGTCGCAGCTCTACGCGTTGCGCAAGACCTTCGAGAAGTCCGGCGACCACGTCATCCTGCCCGACGTCATCTCCAAGGAGCCGCTCGCACCGGTGGTACGCCAGCGCGACGACGACTGGATGATGATCGTGAAGTGGACGCTGTACGCCATGATCAACGCCGAAGAGCTCGGCGTCACCTCGCAGAACATCGGCGAAGCGCTGAAGTCGAAAAAGCCGGACGTGATGCGCCTGGTCGGCACCGAAGGCGCGTTCGGCGAGGATCTCGGCCTGTCGAAGGACTGGGCCGCCCGCGTCATCCGCCACGTCGGCAACTACGGCGAAGTCTACGACCGCAACGTCGGCAAACTCGGCATCCCGCGCGGCATGAACCAGCTCTGGAGCAACGGCGGAATTCAGTACGCGCCGCCGATCAGGTAGGAACGGCGTCAGTCCGTCTCGTCGGCGCTGCTACACCCTCGACCGTCATCGCCCGCGAAGGCGGGCGACCCAGTATTGCAGAGCGCCGGCGATCAGCAACGAAGTCTCTAGAATACTGGATCCCCGCATACGCCGGGATGACGACTGTGGGCGGGGTTGAAGGTCTTTGGCGTCGAACGCCAACCGCCGATAGCACCCTCTCGTTCGTCATTCCGGGGCGCGCGCAGCGCGAGCCCGGAATCTCGCGGTTCAGGACCAGATCTCAAAACAATCTCGGGATTCCGGGTTCGCGAGCTAGCGCTCGCGCCCCGGAATGACCACGGAAGCAGGCTGACGAAAAGGAGCTCAGTACTTCTTCCACTCCGCCAGCGCTTCGGCGTGGTAGGCGCTGTCGCCGAGCAGTTCCTGCAACACGCGGGCGCGTTTCATGAACAGGCCGATGTCGAACTGGTCGGTCATGCCCATGCCGCCGTGCATCTGCACGCCTTCTTGCACCGCGAGCGTCGCCACCGTGCCGGCCTTGGCCTTGGCGACAGCGACCGCCACGCGCGCCTGCGCGGCGTCGGCATCGACCGCCTGCAACGCCTTGAGCACCGCGGCGCGGAGGATTTCGATCTCGGTGTAGAGATGCGCGGCGCGGTGCTGCAGCGCCTGGAATTCGCCGATCAGCTTGCCGAACTGCTTGCGCTCTTTCAGATAGCTCACCGTCCGCCCGAACGCCTCGTCGGCAACGCCGAGCATTTCGGCGGCGACGGCAGCGCGGCCGACATTCAGCACCGCCTCGAGCAGCGCACCGCCGCGATCGACTTCGCCGAGCACCTGATCGGCATTCACCTCGACGTCGTCGAAGCTGATCCGCGCCGCATTATGCGCGTCGACCATCACGGTGCGTTCGATTGCAACACCCTTGGCCTTCGGGTCGACCAGGAACAGCGTCAGCCCATCCGCGTCACCAGCTTGCCCCGCGCTGCGCGCCGCGACGATCAGAAGGTCGGCGACGTGGCCGTCGACCACCAGCGCCTTGTCGCCCTTCAGCTTGAAACCATTGCCGGCGCGCGTCGCCGCCAGTGCGATTTTCGCCGGCCGGTGCTTGGCGCCTTCGTCGACCGCGAGCGCCGCGATCAGCGAGCCATCGGCGATCTTCGGCAAGTAGGCCTTCTTCTGCGCCTCCGAGCCGCCGCGAGCCAGCGCGGACGTCGCCAGGATCGCGGTCGACAACAGCGGCGACGGCGTCAGGTTGCGGCCGATCTCCTCCATCACCACGCCGGCCTCGACGCAGCCGAGCCCCGAGCCGCCGAACTCCTCCGGCACCAGCAGGCCGGCAAAGCCCATCTCGGCGAAGCTCTTCCACAAGTCGCGCGAAAAGCCGGTGGCGTCACGCTCGTCGCGCAGCTTGCGCAAATGCGCCACCGGCGCCTTGTCGCCGATCAGCCCGCGCGCCGAGTCGCGCAGCATGGTTTGTTCTTCGGTGAGGACGAGAGCCATGGGTGAGGTTTCCGATCAGATCAATGATGTTGCAACGATACGAGGACCTCATGGTGAGGAGGCGCGCGCAGCGCGCCGTCTCGAACCATGAGCGCCGTGGCCCCTCATCCTTCGAGACGCGGCCTGACGGCCGCTCCTCAGGATGAGGACACCGACTACGCCCCGGGCAGATCCAGGATGCGCTTGGCGACGATGCCGAGCATCACTTCGCTGGTGCCGCCTTCGATCGAGTTGGCCTTGGTGCGCAGCCAGGCGCGGGCGCGGGCGCCTTCTTGGCTGCGCTCGCTCTCCCACTCCAGCGCATCGATGCCGCCGGCCGACATCAGGATCTCGTGGCGGCGCTTATTCAGCTCGGTGCCGTAGTACTTCATCGCCGACGAGAACGCCGGATGCAGTTGCCCGGCCTTGGCGAGATCGACCGCCCGCTCAGCCGCACAAGCCAGCGCCGCCTC from Rhodopseudomonas palustris carries:
- the cydB gene encoding cytochrome d ubiquinol oxidase subunit II; protein product: MAYDVATIWAFIIAFAVFVYVVMDGFDLGLGILFPLFRTKRDRDVIMNSVAPVWDGNETWLVLGGGGLFAAFPLAYAVLMPALYTPIIAMLLGLAFRGVAFEFRWRTQRERNRWDVAFFLGSLVATLAQGIALGALLQGVHVEGRGYAGGWWDWLTPFSLLTGVALVIGYSLLGATWLVMKTTGDLREKAYRLSRWLLFALLAAIVAVSAATPFLSYDYSQRWFAWPNVLATAQVPLAVAIVTALLLRALAQRRDYQPFLLTLCLFALSYAGLGISLWPYVVPRSITIWQAAAPENSQLFMLVGVAILVPIILTYTAWAYWVFRGKVDPENGYH
- a CDS encoding DUF2474 domain-containing protein; translation: MSAPIEPKTPLPRRLLWFVALWLAGVGAVTLVSLLLRLWIGKG
- a CDS encoding L,D-transpeptidase; the protein is MRFPRLLSRVVAAAALVTLASMPSYAQQQDPGDEPGLIADDGYVLPPEWQKQMVYFRTTEAPGTIIVQTSERYLYLVQGNNRALRYGIGVGREGFTWQGLLKISRKAEWPDWVPPPEMIQRQPYLPRFMAGGPGNPLGARAMYLGSTVYRIHGTNRPDTIGTAISSGCFRLVNADVMDLYDRVPVGTKVVVRQKPEL
- a CDS encoding amino acid ABC transporter substrate-binding protein encodes the protein MFKRTFQTGLAIGLVVAAGIAAAAITYERYDTKTLKRTIRRDAVLCGVNKGLPGFSTPDDKGNWSGFDVDFCRAVAAAIFDDPNKVQFVALDANERFKELQSRKVDILSRNSTWSMSRETNYDLYFPAVAYYDGQGFMVPASRKIDSAVELDGSKVCVQNGTTTQLNLADYFRANNMKFQEVKSEKFDDVVKAYKDGQCDTFTADVSQLYALRKTFEKSGDHVILPDVISKEPLAPVVRQRDDDWMMIVKWTLYAMINAEELGVTSQNIGEALKSKKPDVMRLVGTEGAFGEDLGLSKDWAARVIRHVGNYGEVYDRNVGKLGIPRGMNQLWSNGGIQYAPPIR
- a CDS encoding acyl-CoA dehydrogenase family protein, with the translated sequence MALVLTEEQTMLRDSARGLIGDKAPVAHLRKLRDERDATGFSRDLWKSFAEMGFAGLLVPEEFGGSGLGCVEAGVVMEEIGRNLTPSPLLSTAILATSALARGGSEAQKKAYLPKIADGSLIAALAVDEGAKHRPAKIALAATRAGNGFKLKGDKALVVDGHVADLLIVAARSAGQAGDADGLTLFLVDPKAKGVAIERTVMVDAHNAARISFDDVEVNADQVLGEVDRGGALLEAVLNVGRAAVAAEMLGVADEAFGRTVSYLKERKQFGKLIGEFQALQHRAAHLYTEIEILRAAVLKALQAVDADAAQARVAVAVAKAKAGTVATLAVQEGVQMHGGMGMTDQFDIGLFMKRARVLQELLGDSAYHAEALAEWKKY